TCACGAGTGATCTGAAGAGATCGGTCAAAGCGATCGCGGGCAGCGAACTCTCAAATTCAGTGTTTACAGAGCGGATAGAAACAGCTCTGGTGGCGCTTAACGAACAAGGCTACATTCAGTCTGTCAGCCGATCTCGCTACCAAATTACTGATGTAGGGCGTCAGCACATACTCAACCAACTGGGACTTGAGACACTTCCCCTAAAGCTCCAGTGGAACACCTTTAAGAATGCCGACTGGATTGCTTACGCCCTGAAACTACCGCCGCTTTTAACCGAGACTCGCAAACGCATCGCAGATGCGGATGGGCTAAGGGCTTCGATTCTAAAACACTACTTTGATTTACCCATCAAGGATTTTGTCACCCTCACCCAAGCTCGAAATGCGCTGCTCTGGCAGAAACTATGCGATCCTGAAACTGCTAAAAATCTTCAACAGCAGCTACCAGAACTGCGCCAGCAAAGCTTCAATCAAGGGGCAGTCATGGGTGCCTTGCTCAATGATTTGCTGCAAGCCCATAAGCCACTGCCTTGGGGCAAAGCATTGCCACAGCTTGTGGCAAAAGTCGCCAATGCTCGGCGAACGACCCCAGATGAGCTACGCATCGCTATTTTGCGTCAGGCGCTGGTAGATATCA
This is a stretch of genomic DNA from Acaryochloris sp. CCMEE 5410. It encodes these proteins:
- a CDS encoding winged helix-turn-helix domain-containing protein, which translates into the protein MMLSLQPITLTDFLLSRLLFIGMEGMVTSDLKRSVKAIAGSELSNSVFTERIETALVALNEQGYIQSVSRSRYQITDVGRQHILNQLGLETLPLKLQWNTFKNADWIAYALKLPPLLTETRKRIADADGLRASILKHYFDLPIKDFVTLTQARNALLWQKLCDPETAKNLQQQLPELRQQSFNQGAVMGALLNDLLQAHKPLPWGKALPQLVAKVANARRTTPDELRIAILRQALVDITVNFADQSYVPSQTLPPEKTVVTAPPSTPTLSDAKFAEIILKAAKGTQDGRLGDSKVFISRVWETLQQQHPELKLTQEEFKQRLVDANQQRLLTLSRADLAYALDPEDVSVSEINHLNSTFHFIRLD